The Magnolia sinica isolate HGM2019 chromosome 9, MsV1, whole genome shotgun sequence genome contains a region encoding:
- the LOC131256705 gene encoding uncharacterized protein LOC131256705 isoform X2, whose product MDQLDYATSHSTKKPRDVVVQTSPKGDGPTERENTSRCCCRVAVRRKGKPVRGGKSSDRHVSVTCSFYRIKIEETGYWKERGRKLGGRYGREPSGARNEKRVFQVLRNPLFSLLRTRLQNRRLGTGFFSSGLSRLGIWFRRRRGRSGWVSNVGGPNRCDPPEEDSGSGYGLVAEDDLPHAEGLDRRLGSSSGSEKRR is encoded by the exons ATGGACCAACTAGATTATGCCACGTCACACTCTACCAAAAAGCCAAGAGACGTCGTCGTCCAAACGAGTCCAAAAGGCGATGGACCGACAGAGAGAGAGAACACGAGCCGCTGCTGCTGTCGTGTCGCGGTTCGAAGAAAAGGAAAGCCGGTGCGTGGGGGAAAAAGTAGCGACCGACACGTGTCGGTTACCTGCTCCTTCTACCGCATCAAAATAGAAGAAACCGGATactggaaagagagagggaggaagctgGGTGGAAGGTACGGACGCGAGCCGTCTGGCGCGAGAAACGAGAAACGTGTTTTCCAGGTTCTGAGAAATCCTCTTTTCAGCTTACTGCGGACGCGACTACAAAACCGTCGTTTGGGTACGGGATTTTTCTCTTCggggctgagtcgactcggtatCTGGTTTCGGAGGCGGAGAGGGAGGTCTGGCTGGGTATCGAACGTGGGCGGTCCGAATCGTTGCGACCCGCCGGAGgaagattcgggttcgggttatggATTGGTGGCAGAAGATGATCTTCCCCATGCGGAGGGTTTGGATCGCCGTCTCGGCTCGAGTTCGGGCTCGGAAAAACG TAGATGA
- the LOC131256705 gene encoding uncharacterized protein LOC131256705 isoform X1, giving the protein MDQLDYATSHSTKKPRDVVVQTSPKGDGPTERENTSRCCCRVAVRRKGKPVRGGKSSDRHVSVTCSFYRIKIEETGYWKERGRKLGGRYGREPSGARNEKRVFQVLRNPLFSLLRTRLQNRRLGTGFFSSGLSRLGIWFRRRRGRSGWVSNVGGPNRCDPPEEDSGSGYGLVAEDDLPHAEGLDRRLGSSSGSEKRWWASEAP; this is encoded by the exons ATGGACCAACTAGATTATGCCACGTCACACTCTACCAAAAAGCCAAGAGACGTCGTCGTCCAAACGAGTCCAAAAGGCGATGGACCGACAGAGAGAGAGAACACGAGCCGCTGCTGCTGTCGTGTCGCGGTTCGAAGAAAAGGAAAGCCGGTGCGTGGGGGAAAAAGTAGCGACCGACACGTGTCGGTTACCTGCTCCTTCTACCGCATCAAAATAGAAGAAACCGGATactggaaagagagagggaggaagctgGGTGGAAGGTACGGACGCGAGCCGTCTGGCGCGAGAAACGAGAAACGTGTTTTCCAGGTTCTGAGAAATCCTCTTTTCAGCTTACTGCGGACGCGACTACAAAACCGTCGTTTGGGTACGGGATTTTTCTCTTCggggctgagtcgactcggtatCTGGTTTCGGAGGCGGAGAGGGAGGTCTGGCTGGGTATCGAACGTGGGCGGTCCGAATCGTTGCGACCCGCCGGAGgaagattcgggttcgggttatggATTGGTGGCAGAAGATGATCTTCCCCATGCGGAGGGTTTGGATCGCCGTCTCGGCTCGAGTTCGGGCTCGGAAAAACG GTGGTGGGCTTCTGAAGCTCCATAA